The genomic stretch TTCCCATCACCAAACTGGTGGAATCCGAGATGCAAAAACTGCTGAACTTGGAAGACGAATTGCACAAGCGCGTCATCGGACAAGATGAAGCAGTTACCGCAGTTGCTGATGCGATTCAGCGTTCTCGTGCCGGTTTAGCCGACCCAAATCGCCCCACCGCTAGCTTTATTTTCCTTGGCCCCACTGGTGTTGGTAAAACAGAATTAGCGAAAGCTTTAGCTGCTTATCTGTTCGACACCGAAGAAGCTTTGGTGCGAATTGATATGTCCGAATACATGGAGAAACACGCCGTATCGCGTTTGATCGGTGCGCCTCCTGGATATGTCGGTTATGAAGAAGGCGGACAATTAACCGAGTCGATTCGCCGTCGTCCTTACGCGGTTATCCTATTCGATGAAATCGAAAAAGCGCACCCGGATGTGTTCAACGTTTTGCTGCAAATTCTCGATGACGGTCGCGTTACCGATTCCCAAGGTCGCACGGTAGACTTTAAGAATACTGTGATTATCATGACCAGCAATATCGGTTCGCAATACATCTTAGATATTGCTAGCGATGATTCCCGCTACGAAGAAATGCGGAGTCGCGTCATGGATGCGATGCGAAATAACTTCCGTCCGGAATTCCTCAACCGCATTGATGAGATTATCATCTTCCACAGTTTGAACAAACAAGAATTGCGGCAGATTGTGCAATTGCAAGTCCAAAGATTGGGCCAACGTTTGAGCGATCGCAAAATTTCTCTCAAACTTGCCGATGCTGGATTAGACTTCTTAGCAGATGTAGGATACGACCCAGTTTACGGCGCACGTCCGTTAAAGAGAGCAATTCAACGCGAATTAGAAACTCAAATTGCCAAAGCAATTTTGCGCGGCGAATTCGCTGATGGCGATACCATCTTTGTGGATGTGGAAAACGAACGACTTGCCTTCAAGCGATTACCGCAAGAATTACTAACAGTTCAATAAATGTAGGGTGGGCAATGCCCACCTGATTTTTTTTTGTAATTTGCAAGTAAGACCGTATGGTTTCCTAATACAAGCCGGAGAGCCGTTTTATGCACCCTGAAACAGAGCAATTATTTGCATTGCTGGGAGACATTGTAAAGAATTTGAACTCCGGTGGAAGAGGCATTGGTAGTGAGGGAAATTACCCTTTCCGCCCGCTTGTTTGGGATACATCTGAGCAAGGGGAGTTCAGCTTTGTAAAGCTATTGCAAACTTCAGGCTTGATGGTGGAAATCGAACTTGATGAGTTAATTCAAAGCTGGCAAGGTAAATTTCTCAATCGAAGGCGACTGTCTCAGGAGCAAAATAGAGTTTTGTTTTCCGAGACTCTATCCAAATATCAGTTGTTATTCGAGACATTGCAAACAAAACTTGTAAATTTGCGCTCTTATAAGATCGAAACTTATGACGAGCGACGAGGTGAAATTAGCAACGACCAATTCAGACGCTACAACTTGTCAAGCGTTATAGTTGGGCAAACCAATGATGGCAATTGGGTGGCTTTCTCTCAGCAGCTTCCGCCTTCCGATAGGGCTGGATTTGGAAAACGTTTACCCAAGCAGGATTATCGCATGAGCCAAGCTGCGCTGGCTTTAAATGAACAACTCGATCCTATTTTGCTTGACCTGAAATCATTAATTGTTTGCCAATTTGCCAGTACATTCGATATGGTAATAGAGGCTATTATAAGAGCTACTGGTTTGCTAGGAATTTGGTATTTTAATATATTCGATGTGGAACAGGGGGCAGGTAACCCATACCAATACGGAGAGTTTGAAAAATTTGTAGCTTCTTACTTAAAAAATCCACTTATTTACGTATTTGGTAATGGCTCTCTGTATAGGCTATATATCATTGGCAAATGTCGAACTGGTGATTGGTTAGGAGCTTTAACGCTAGCCGTTTGGACATAGGCTGAGCTAATTTAATTTACAAGTGAGAACGATTTCTCAATGCAGGTTTATACTCGAAAGCTAAGTAGGTGAAGCTGGCAATGATTGGTTCACAGGCTACCACTTGCTTGGGTAACAGCATAGCTGCTGGAGTGTGTTGCTTCAGAAAGCGAAGGTAGAATAACGGTAAAAGTCGTACCCTTTCCCAGTTCGCTATCTACAAAAATATCACCGCCATGTGCCTCTACACACTTTTTAACAATTGCTAATCCCAGTCCGGTGCCAGAAATTTTACCCACATTTCTGGCGCGATGGAAAGGCTGAAATATTTCTTCTAGATCTGCTGGGGGAATGCCAATTCCTCGATCTTCAATTCGGAAGACAACAGCTTTTTCCTCAGCGATCAATTCAAACCTGATTGTACCTCCTCCTGGTGAATATTTAATAGCATTGCCAAGCAAATTGGCTAAAATGTGCCGCAGAAGGGTTTCATCCCAAAGTGTATCGTCAAATTCTCCTTGGCTTGTGAAAATAATTTCATACTTTTCGTTGGCAACGAGTTGTAGCTGTTCCACCATCTGGTAGCAGAAAGCATCCAAATTCAAAGGTATAGGGTCCCACCGCAGTTTACCAGCATCGGCTTTACTTATGAGTAAAACTTCATCTAATAGCTGAGCCATGTCCTTGATCGCCGATCGAATTAGTTGGAAATGAGAAAGTTTTTTCTCCTCGCTCAATCTATGCTCTTTGTCTTCCAGCAATCCAGCCGCCAGGAGGATAGCATTGAGAGGATTGCGGAAGTCGTGAGAAATCATAGAGACGAATTCAGATTTGATCTGGTTGATTTCGTTGGCTTTAAGGAGTTCGGCAGTTCTTTCTCGAACTCGCATTTCTAACGTTTCATTTACTTTTCGTAAGGATTCGGAAGCCTGCTTGCGCTCGATCGCATAGCATAGAGAACGCGCCAGCAATTCTCCATTTACCTGGCGCTTGACTAAATAATCTTGTGCCCCCTGTCGCACCGCCTCAATTGCCAGTTCATCATCATTCATATTTGTCAGCACGACAATTGGTAAGCTGGGGGCGAGCTTGTTCAAAGGCGCGATCGATCCCAGACCCTGGCTGTCTGGGAGCGTCAGATCTAACAAAATTACATCAAAGTAATCTTCAGCAAGGCGATGGAGTGCTTC from Aerosakkonema funiforme FACHB-1375 encodes the following:
- a CDS encoding nuclease A inhibitor family protein: MHPETEQLFALLGDIVKNLNSGGRGIGSEGNYPFRPLVWDTSEQGEFSFVKLLQTSGLMVEIELDELIQSWQGKFLNRRRLSQEQNRVLFSETLSKYQLLFETLQTKLVNLRSYKIETYDERRGEISNDQFRRYNLSSVIVGQTNDGNWVAFSQQLPPSDRAGFGKRLPKQDYRMSQAALALNEQLDPILLDLKSLIVCQFASTFDMVIEAIIRATGLLGIWYFNIFDVEQGAGNPYQYGEFEKFVASYLKNPLIYVFGNGSLYRLYIIGKCRTGDWLGALTLAVWT
- a CDS encoding hybrid sensor histidine kinase/response regulator, which gives rise to MSASSVKILLIEDNLAEARLLQEFLKQAKFKHFSLVHVKRLREALHRLAEDYFDVILLDLTLPDSQGLGSIAPLNKLAPSLPIVVLTNMNDDELAIEAVRQGAQDYLVKRQVNGELLARSLCYAIERKQASESLRKVNETLEMRVRERTAELLKANEINQIKSEFVSMISHDFRNPLNAILLAAGLLEDKEHRLSEEKKLSHFQLIRSAIKDMAQLLDEVLLISKADAGKLRWDPIPLNLDAFCYQMVEQLQLVANEKYEIIFTSQGEFDDTLWDETLLRHILANLLGNAIKYSPGGGTIRFELIAEEKAVVFRIEDRGIGIPPADLEEIFQPFHRARNVGKISGTGLGLAIVKKCVEAHGGDIFVDSELGKGTTFTVILPSLSEATHSSSYAVTQASGSL